The genome window CAAGCGGTTCCGTGAAACAGCGGAAAGCATGAAGGAGTTTGAAAACGCGGCGAAACGGGTTTTCACAAAACTTCCGGAGGAATATCCTCTGCCGCCGCAGGAAGTGGAGCTTACCGGCCTGACTCTGGAAGGCCTGCAGGAGGCATTCCTCAGGATCTGGCAGCGCCGGCCGCAGCTGGATGATGATCCGGAAAGCAATCATTACGCGGCCAGGAATATACACCGTGACAGCCATACGGTGCAGGACTGTATGCTGAACCTGATGTACCGGATCAGGAAGAAAAAACGGATGAAATTTGAGGATGCTTTTTCAGAAGCGCCAACCCGGGAAGAAGTGGTTACCTATTTCCTGGCTGTCCTGGAACTGCTGAAGCTTGGACAGATGCATGTAAGACAGGATTCCGTTTACGGCGGGATTGAACTGATCGCGGGAAAAGCCAGGCAGAAGAAAGCGCCGAAGGATCTGGCTGATATGACTGGGGAGGTGGTCACGCTTGAGCAGTGAAGAAGGAAACCTGAAGGGAAGGATTGAAGCTATCCTGTTTGTAGCGGGAGAAGCCGTTCCGATCAGGGATCTGGCAAGAGCCCTTCAGATCAGCGAGAGTGAAACCAGGGAGGCGATCAGGGGCCTGCGTGATGAATATGATTATGAACAGCGGGGATTCCTGATCAAAAGATTTGGTGATCACGTGCAGCTTGCGACAAGACCGTTGTATTCAGGCGATGTGGTCCGGCTTCTCCAGCCGGTACAGCAGCAAAGCCTGAGCCAGGCCGCCATGGAGACGCTGGCGGTTGTTGCCTACAAGCAGCCGGTTACCCGCGCGGAAGTGGAACAGATCCGCGGGGTTAAGTGTGATTACAGCCTGCAAAGCCTGATGAACAAGGGACTGATCTGTGAAGCGGGCAGGAAGGATACCATCGGCAGACCGATCCTGTTTCGCACAACGGACGAATTCCTGAGTCATTTCGGGCTGGAAGGCCTGGAAGGCCTGCCGCCGATGCCGCAGCCCCCGGAAGAGCAGAGCGGACAGGATACAGAAACAGAAGAACTGATTCCGTAAGTCTGAAGACGGAAACATCAGATGAACCAAATGAAAGGAGACAGAACCATGGACGAGCAGAGAAGACCGAGATCCCGTGAAAAGAAGGTTGTCAGTGAAGGCAAAGGCGTCGAAAAACGCGGTGAAGGACTTGGAACGGGTCCGGTTAACAATACCGGGAACTATGAGGACCGCCGTGCGCAGCAGGGCGGAATGCCGGGTTCATCAGTCAGCCAGTCCCAGCAGCGTCCGGCACAGGGACAAAGCGCGCGGGAGCAGGTTCAGCATACTCCTTTCGGAAAGCAGCGCCCGCAGCAGAGACCGGACAGTGGTTTCCCCTTCGGAAACAGCACGCAGCGGCCGGGAACACAGAATTCCTTTGATGGCACCCGCCCGTCATCCGGTTCTTCCATGCCTTTCGGTTCACGTCCGGACAGCGGAAGCACCAATCCTTTCGGCAGCCGTCCGACATCGGGGCAGTCCGGCGCGTACGGTACACGCCCGACGTCCGGAAATAACGCGGGAGGCCAAAGACAATACAACAGCGGTATCAGGCAGAATGGTACCGGAACCGGAACACAGCGCTCATCCGGAAGCGGATCCGGATTGGGTGGAGGCAAACTGCTGCTGATCATTGCGGCACTGGTGCTGCTGCTCGGCGGGGGCGGTCTCAGCGGCCTGTTCGGCGGTGACAGCGGTGAAAGCGGCGTACAGAGCGTCCTGAATACCGTTACCCAGTCCGCGGGCACATCCTCAGGATCGGTTTCCTCCTCTTCCGGCGGCGGAATGGATCTATCGAACCTGCTCAGTTCCCTGATGGGATCCGGCAGTTCAGCCTATGACTTTACCGGCAGCGCCGGAAGCCTGCTGTCCGGGCTGAGCGGAACCGGCACAGTGTCCCAGAGCACCGCTTCCACCCCGTATTTTACCTCCTCGGGCAGTGAAAACTCCTCCTCGCTCGATGAAACGGTGGCCAGGGGAGCCAGGGACAAGTTTACCGAAATCATCGGTAACAACAAGGATGAGGTAACTATCCTTGTTTATATGTGCGGAACAGACCTGGAAAGCCAGCAGGGAATGGCAACCTCCGACCTGAAGGAAATGGCCAACGCGTCGGTCGGAGACAAAATCAATCTGCTGGTCTTTACCGGCGGCTGCAGAAGATGGCGCAACAATGTTGTTTCCTCTTCCGTGAACCAGATCTACCAGATCCGGAACGGACAGTTTATCTGCCTGGAAAAGGATATGGGAAGTTCCAGCATGGTGAATCCTGATACGCTGACGTCCTTTATCAATTACGGTAAGAAGAATTTCCCGGCAAACCGGATGTGCCTGATCCTGTGGGACCACGGCGGCGGATCTGTGAGCGGCTTCGGCTATGACGAAAAAGTGGGCCATAACCAGTCGATGACCCTGGCCGGAATAAACCGCGCGCTGAAAAAGGCGGATGTCAAATTTGATTTCATCGGTTTTGATGCCTGCCTGATGGCAACGGTTGAAAACGGGATCATGCTGAGCCAGTACGCGGATTATATGATTGCCAGCGAAGAAACAGAGCCCGGTGTTGGCTGGTATTATACCAACTGGCTGAATAACCTGAATAAAAACACCAGCATGCCGACGATCCAGATTGGCAAGCAGATTGCTGATGATTTTGTTGAAGTCTGCAGCCGGCAGTGCCGCGGCCAGGCAACCACCCTCAGTGTTGTGGACCTTGCGGAACTGCAGGCGACGATTCCGGATGAACTGAAACAGTTCAGCATTGATACCAATGAACTGATCCAGAACAAGGAATACAAAACGGTTTCCCAGGCCCGCAGCAAGACACGGGAGTTTGCCCAGTCAACCCGGATCGACCAGATCGACCTGGTGGATTTCGCGAAAAATATGGGTACAAGTGAGGGGAAATCCCTGGCAAAGGCGCTCCAGAGTGCCGTTAAATACAATAAGACCGGCGGAAGCATCAGCCACGCGTACGGACTGAGCATCTATTTCCCGTACAAGCGGGCCAACAAAGTCAGCCAGATGGTATCGACATACAGGGAAATCGGCATGGATGAGGAATACACCCGGTGCATCCAGGAGTTTGCCAGCCTCGAAGTCAGCGGCCAGGTGAGTGCGGGAACCTCCCTGAGCAGTTACGGCAGCGGTGCCTACGCTTCACAGGATCTGCTTGGCAGCCTGCTGGGACAGAGCGGCGGTTATTCCAGCTCCTATTCAGCCGGCGGACTTTCTGAACTGCTTGGCGGGCTTTACAGCGGCGGAAGCAGCAGCGGATCCACAGGAAGCATCCTGGATCTGTTCATGGGCCGGAGCATGACAGCGCAGAACGCGGCTGAATACATCCTGGACAATCATTTTGACGCGTCCACCCTCGTATGGAAAGACGGAAAGATCACCCTGGACAAAGAACAGTGGGATCTTGTAACATCCCTGCTGATCAATGTGTTCTACAATGACGGAAACGGGTTTATAGACCTGGGCATGGATACCACATATGAAAGTGACGGAAACAGCCTGCTGTCCAGTTTTGACGGAACCTGGCTATCCATCGACAGGCAGCCGGTAGCCTATTATTACCTGAATACGGTGGATGACGGCGAAAACTATGTGATATACGGTTATGTTCCGGCATACCTGACCAAGAAAGGGGATAATCAGGCAGTCCTGGTGGACCTGATCCTGAATTTTGACAGCGAGCATGACGGAGACGGATATATTGCCGGAGCAATGTATAAGTATACAGACGGTGTTTCAGACACCCAGTCAAAGGAACTGATCGCCATCGGACAGGGCGACAAGCTGCAGTTTGTGTGCGATTACTTTGATTATGACGGGAACTACCGTGACACCTATAAACTGGGTGATCCGATCATCCTTGGGAATACGGTAGAAATCGCGAATACGCCCATTGATATGAGCAAATGCCAGGTGACATTCCGCTTTACCGACATCTATCAGCAGAATTACTGGACGCCGGCGATCCACTGACAAAGAATACGGAGTATCCGAATATGGATTTGAATGACAAAATAGAAAAAGTACTGGAAAAGGTCCAGAAGGCCCCGCGATATACAGGAGGCGAGATGAATACTGAAGTGAAGGGGTGGGATGAATGTCCCATTCACTTCGGTTTCTGCTTCCCTGACACCTATGAAGTCGGCATGAGCCATCTGGGTATGAAAATTCTGTATGGGCTGATCAATCGTGAAAGCTGGAGCCTTTGCGAACGTTTTTTCATGCCCTGGACAGACATGATCGCACTGATGGAAGAGGAGAAGCTGCCGCTGCTTTCCATGGAAAGCAGGCATCCGCTGAACGAATTTGATGTAATCGGTTTTACGCTGCAGTATGAAATGAGTTTCAGCAATATCCTTGCCATGCTGAAAATGGGCGGTGTTCCGCTGGAAAGCAGGGAGCGGGGAGAAAAGGATCCCATTGTTGTGGCCGGCGGTCCCTGTGCCTTTAATCCTGAACCCCTGGCGGATTTTATCGACGCGTTTATGATAGGTGACGGGGAAGACGTGATGACGGAACTGAACCGTGTGATCCTGGAACGCAAGGAGAAAGGATACAGCCGGGAAAAATGCCTGAAGGAACTGGCGAAACTGGAGGGTGTATATGTGCCCTCCCTCTATGACGTCCAATATAACGAAGACGGAACAGTCGCCTCTGTGACGCCTAATTGCCCGGAGGCGAAAGCCACTGTCAGGAAGCGTGTTGTTACTGATCTGAACAATACGTATTATCCGGAAGAGTTTCCGGTTCCGTATACGGAAGTGGTTTTTGACCGGATTATGCTGGAAATCATGCGCGGCTGTACCCGCGGCTGCCGCTTCTGCCAGGCGGGAATGCTGTACAGGCCTGTACGGGAACGCAGCATGGAGAAGCTGATTGACCTGGCTGAAAAACTCCAGGCTTCCACAGGATACGAGGAGATCAGCCTGAGCAGCCTTTCCAGCGGTGACTACAGCTGCCTGCCGGAACTGATCCGGGAACTGATGAAGCGCATGAAGGACAAACGGGTTTCCATTTCCCTGCCGAGCCTGCGTCTTGACAGTGTTCTTAAGGAAAGCCTGGAGGAGACACAGCAGGTCCGGAAAACAAGCCTGACATTCGCCCCTGAAGCGGGAACGCAGCGCATGCGGGATGTCATCAACAAGGGTGTTACGGAAGAAGATCTTCTCGGCAAGGTCAGGGATGCCTTTGAAGGCGGATGGAGCAGTATAAAACTCTATTTTATGTCCGGACTTCCGACGGAAACCATGGAGGACCTTGACGGGATCGCAGACCTGGCACGAAAGGTCATCGCCGAGTATTTCAATGTTCCCAAGACGCAGCGGGCGAAGGGACTGCGCGTAACCGTAAGTGTCAGCGTATTTGTGCCCAAATCATTCACCCCGTTCCAGTGGGCTGCCCAGGATACCCTGGAAAAGATCATCGCCAAACAGGAACACCTGAAACAGGTACTGAATATCAAGGGCGTCACGTTCCACTGGCACGAGCCTTTTGTCAGTTTCCTGGAGGCTTGTTTTGCCAGGGGTGACAGGCGCATGGGCAATGTGCTGAAGCGGGCGTTTGAAAAAGGATGCCTCCTGGACGGATGGAATGAAACGTTCAGGTATGACCTTTGGATGGAAGCGTTCAGGGAATGCGGCCTGGATCCGGATTTCTACGCACACCGTGAGAGAAGCAAAGATGAAGTGCTGCCGTGGGATCATATTGACAGCGGCATCACAAAGCAGTTCCTCTGGCATGAAAAGGAAAAGAGCGAGCGCGCCGAGACAACAAAAGACTGCAGAAAAGGATGCAACGGATGCGGACTGCAGCGGTGGAAGGGAGTATGCTCATATGCGAATGCTCGCAGTGTTTGAAAAAGGAGAAAGAATCCGGCATATCGGGCACCTGGATATCCAGCGCAGCGTACAGCGCGGCCTGCGCAGGAGCGGGCTTCCAGTAGCCTACTCAAACGGTTTCAACCCCCATATTCTGATCACTTTCGCCAGCGCGTTATCCACGGGAGCCTGCGGTAAGCGGGAAATCATGGATGTCACCATGGCTGAGGATGTGAGTGAGGAGGAGTTCCTCACACGGATGAATCAGGCAATGCCTCCGGAAATGCAGCTGTCTGAAGCACGGGCGGTGGACCAGAAGCATCCGGCACTGATGGCCAGCCTCCGGGCGGCTGAATATGACCTGCTGATCCGCGAAAAGGATACAGCAGACAAGCTGGTCGGGGCAATTTCTGCTATGATGGAAAAGGATGCTGTCCTTGCGACGCGAAAGACCAAAACCGCTGTCAGGGAATGTGACATCAAACCGCTTATTTATGAACTGAAGGGCGAGGGACAGCATATTTATGCCACCCTCGTGCTGACAGAAAAGGAAGCCTGCAAACCGGGAATGCTGATAGAGGCACTCGCAAAAGAAGCAGGCATTGAAGGCGAGATCCGGGTGCTGATCACACGTACCGGCCTGCTGGGAATGGATGAGAACGGGAACCTGGTTCCCCTGGAGACACTTTAAAGATGATCAGGAACATTATTCAGGGTCCGGAATTCTGCGCTGTTACGGAAGACGGAGTTCTTGTGGAGTATATACAGGAAGATCCGTCCCGGCAGTGCGGCGATATCCTGACCGGCAGGATTGACAGGCTGATGCCGGGACTGAACTGCGCATTTGTGGATATAGGCCGGAAAAAAAGCGGATTTCTTCCGCTTGATGAACAAAGCAGCAGTTTTACCGGCAGCAAGCCGCGGTCAGGTGAAAAAATCATACTGCAGATCAAAAAGGAGGAGACCGGTTCCAAAGGCGCTTTTCTGACAAGGGACGTGACCTTTCCGGGAAACACGGTTATCCTGATGCCGCTTAACCGTTTTATCGGCGTCAGCAGCCGGACAGAAGACGAAGAAATCCGGGACAGGCTGAAGACGCTTGGCAGGGAAATCGCCGCAGGCAGGTTCGGACTTGTGCTCAGGAAGGCCGCTGAGACCGCTGA of Aristaeella lactis contains these proteins:
- a CDS encoding segregation and condensation protein A is translated as MINREFKLKDYDGPLDLLLTLIGKAQIDIRDIFVSEITDQYLEIVRNAPDLDMDEASDFLLMAATLLEIKSRAMLPRPPKTEDETDPETELIRRLEEYKRFRETAESMKEFENAAKRVFTKLPEEYPLPPQEVELTGLTLEGLQEAFLRIWQRRPQLDDDPESNHYAARNIHRDSHTVQDCMLNLMYRIRKKKRMKFEDAFSEAPTREEVVTYFLAVLELLKLGQMHVRQDSVYGGIELIAGKARQKKAPKDLADMTGEVVTLEQ
- the scpB gene encoding SMC-Scp complex subunit ScpB, producing the protein MSSEEGNLKGRIEAILFVAGEAVPIRDLARALQISESETREAIRGLRDEYDYEQRGFLIKRFGDHVQLATRPLYSGDVVRLLQPVQQQSLSQAAMETLAVVAYKQPVTRAEVEQIRGVKCDYSLQSLMNKGLICEAGRKDTIGRPILFRTTDEFLSHFGLEGLEGLPPMPQPPEEQSGQDTETEELIP
- a CDS encoding clostripain-related cysteine peptidase yields the protein MDEQRRPRSREKKVVSEGKGVEKRGEGLGTGPVNNTGNYEDRRAQQGGMPGSSVSQSQQRPAQGQSAREQVQHTPFGKQRPQQRPDSGFPFGNSTQRPGTQNSFDGTRPSSGSSMPFGSRPDSGSTNPFGSRPTSGQSGAYGTRPTSGNNAGGQRQYNSGIRQNGTGTGTQRSSGSGSGLGGGKLLLIIAALVLLLGGGGLSGLFGGDSGESGVQSVLNTVTQSAGTSSGSVSSSSGGGMDLSNLLSSLMGSGSSAYDFTGSAGSLLSGLSGTGTVSQSTASTPYFTSSGSENSSSLDETVARGARDKFTEIIGNNKDEVTILVYMCGTDLESQQGMATSDLKEMANASVGDKINLLVFTGGCRRWRNNVVSSSVNQIYQIRNGQFICLEKDMGSSSMVNPDTLTSFINYGKKNFPANRMCLILWDHGGGSVSGFGYDEKVGHNQSMTLAGINRALKKADVKFDFIGFDACLMATVENGIMLSQYADYMIASEETEPGVGWYYTNWLNNLNKNTSMPTIQIGKQIADDFVEVCSRQCRGQATTLSVVDLAELQATIPDELKQFSIDTNELIQNKEYKTVSQARSKTREFAQSTRIDQIDLVDFAKNMGTSEGKSLAKALQSAVKYNKTGGSISHAYGLSIYFPYKRANKVSQMVSTYREIGMDEEYTRCIQEFASLEVSGQVSAGTSLSSYGSGAYASQDLLGSLLGQSGGYSSSYSAGGLSELLGGLYSGGSSSGSTGSILDLFMGRSMTAQNAAEYILDNHFDASTLVWKDGKITLDKEQWDLVTSLLINVFYNDGNGFIDLGMDTTYESDGNSLLSSFDGTWLSIDRQPVAYYYLNTVDDGENYVIYGYVPAYLTKKGDNQAVLVDLILNFDSEHDGDGYIAGAMYKYTDGVSDTQSKELIAIGQGDKLQFVCDYFDYDGNYRDTYKLGDPIILGNTVEIANTPIDMSKCQVTFRFTDIYQQNYWTPAIH
- a CDS encoding TIGR03960 family B12-binding radical SAM protein, which codes for MDLNDKIEKVLEKVQKAPRYTGGEMNTEVKGWDECPIHFGFCFPDTYEVGMSHLGMKILYGLINRESWSLCERFFMPWTDMIALMEEEKLPLLSMESRHPLNEFDVIGFTLQYEMSFSNILAMLKMGGVPLESRERGEKDPIVVAGGPCAFNPEPLADFIDAFMIGDGEDVMTELNRVILERKEKGYSREKCLKELAKLEGVYVPSLYDVQYNEDGTVASVTPNCPEAKATVRKRVVTDLNNTYYPEEFPVPYTEVVFDRIMLEIMRGCTRGCRFCQAGMLYRPVRERSMEKLIDLAEKLQASTGYEEISLSSLSSGDYSCLPELIRELMKRMKDKRVSISLPSLRLDSVLKESLEETQQVRKTSLTFAPEAGTQRMRDVINKGVTEEDLLGKVRDAFEGGWSSIKLYFMSGLPTETMEDLDGIADLARKVIAEYFNVPKTQRAKGLRVTVSVSVFVPKSFTPFQWAAQDTLEKIIAKQEHLKQVLNIKGVTFHWHEPFVSFLEACFARGDRRMGNVLKRAFEKGCLLDGWNETFRYDLWMEAFRECGLDPDFYAHRERSKDEVLPWDHIDSGITKQFLWHEKEKSERAETTKDCRKGCNGCGLQRWKGVCSYANARSV
- a CDS encoding TIGR03936 family radical SAM-associated protein, which gives rise to MRMLAVFEKGERIRHIGHLDIQRSVQRGLRRSGLPVAYSNGFNPHILITFASALSTGACGKREIMDVTMAEDVSEEEFLTRMNQAMPPEMQLSEARAVDQKHPALMASLRAAEYDLLIREKDTADKLVGAISAMMEKDAVLATRKTKTAVRECDIKPLIYELKGEGQHIYATLVLTEKEACKPGMLIEALAKEAGIEGEIRVLITRTGLLGMDENGNLVPLETL